In Nocardia asteroides, a single genomic region encodes these proteins:
- a CDS encoding DUF5336 domain-containing protein, with amino-acid sequence MSYPTGGSGYNNPVPPSATPSTGQQAGTPSTGAGATGAATSTSATGVAGKGLPFLLTVGVAALGVLNFLLGFLPFLTTAPVSFGDTSIESDVSNSLFDTAFGAAILGFALFAGLLAAFSLLPKQAWLPPAAAASVVAFFALLFVSFNLGEGLELKWGAWVILVLLFVQAAIAVAAVLFELGIIKPPAPRPAAPAQQNFGQQGAYGQQGAYGQQGAYGQQGQQAGYGQQGGYGQQGQQGQQGQQAGFGQQGSPSTQAFGQQSGAQYPVQQQPYGQSQPSQPAYGQQQPYGQQYGQQQQGYGAQQGSFPGSDQATQHFGGQQQPQYGAQGYGQPQTGQQQSAQPQAGQQSQPAQSAQPQSGQAQPQPFGGEQGADPAAEATRAFRPSDDNK; translated from the coding sequence ATGTCCTACCCGACCGGGGGCTCCGGGTATAACAACCCCGTCCCGCCCTCCGCCACTCCGAGCACCGGGCAGCAGGCGGGTACGCCGAGCACCGGCGCCGGCGCGACCGGCGCGGCCACAAGCACCTCGGCGACCGGCGTTGCGGGCAAGGGGCTGCCCTTCCTGCTGACGGTGGGTGTGGCGGCGCTCGGTGTGCTGAACTTCCTGCTCGGCTTCCTGCCGTTCCTGACCACCGCCCCGGTGAGCTTCGGCGACACCTCGATCGAGTCGGACGTGTCGAACAGCCTGTTCGACACCGCGTTCGGGGCGGCGATCCTCGGCTTCGCGCTCTTCGCCGGGCTGCTCGCGGCCTTCTCCCTGCTGCCGAAGCAGGCCTGGCTGCCGCCTGCCGCCGCCGCCTCGGTGGTGGCGTTCTTCGCGCTGCTCTTCGTCTCGTTCAACCTGGGCGAGGGGCTGGAGCTGAAGTGGGGCGCCTGGGTGATCCTGGTGCTGCTCTTCGTGCAGGCCGCCATCGCGGTCGCCGCGGTGCTCTTCGAGCTCGGCATCATCAAGCCGCCGGCGCCGCGTCCGGCCGCTCCGGCGCAGCAGAACTTCGGCCAGCAGGGCGCCTACGGTCAGCAAGGTGCGTACGGCCAGCAGGGAGCGTACGGCCAGCAGGGTCAGCAGGCGGGGTACGGCCAGCAGGGCGGCTATGGCCAGCAGGGCCAGCAGGGTCAGCAGGGCCAGCAGGCCGGGTTCGGGCAGCAGGGCAGTCCGTCCACCCAGGCATTCGGCCAGCAGAGCGGGGCGCAGTACCCGGTCCAGCAGCAGCCGTACGGGCAGAGCCAGCCGAGTCAGCCCGCCTACGGGCAGCAGCAGCCCTACGGCCAGCAGTACGGCCAGCAGCAGCAGGGGTACGGCGCGCAGCAGGGCTCGTTCCCCGGTTCGGATCAGGCCACCCAGCACTTCGGCGGGCAGCAGCAGCCGCAGTACGGCGCGCAGGGCTACGGCCAGCCGCAGACCGGGCAGCAGCAGTCCGCGCAGCCGCAGGCCGGGCAGCAGAGCCAGCCTGCCCAGTCCGCCCAGCCGCAGAGCGGCCAGGCCCAGCCGCAGCCGTTCGGCGGGGAACAGGGCGCCGACCCGGCCGCCGAGGCCACCAGGGCCTTCCGCCCCTCGGACGACAACAAGTAG